CAATGTTGGTGACATCTTCCCCACACACCTCCCAATGCTTCTGATAAAACTGGGCAGGAAATCCGTCTGGACCCGGTGCTTTCGTTGGAAACATTTGGAACAGAGCACATTTTACCTCTTCGGTTATATATGGCGCACACAGAGCAGAGTTCATTTCCGCTGTCACTCTCTAAGGCACATGATCGAGCACATTCTGAAGCCCCTGCACTCCCTTGGATGTGTACAATTGTTGATAGAAGTTGTTGGCCAAAACCCTGAGTTCTGTCGGATCATCCACATGCACTCCCAATGAGTTCTATAACGCCCGAATCATGTTCTTCTTCCTTCTTAAACTCGCACGAAGATGGAAGAACTTCGTATTTTTATCTTCGGATGAAAGCCACTCAATCTATGCACGCTGTCTCCACATAATCTCCTCGCGGTGATAAAGCTCGATTAACCTCTCATTGATTTTCAGTTCTGCATGTGTTGGCGCTGTTCTGAGAGGGTCGCCCCTGAGCTTGTCCAACTCCTTTTTCAGTGCCTTTATTTCATGTCGGACGCTCCTTCGGTTACAAATTGCCATGGTGGCATTAATTGGGCCCATTTAAGGGATGCCTGGACTCACATGCGTAAGTACGAGCTAGTACTAGTCATCCGGACCCACAAGTGCCGATACGGCTGCTCTGGACCCACAAAGTGTCAGTACGTGCCTTTCGGACCCACATGCGTCAGTCAGCTGATCCGCACCCATAAGTGTTAGCGTCGTCCGGACCCACATGTGCCAGTATGGCTGCTCTATATCCATAAGAGTCAGTACGAGTTGTTCGGACCCACATGTGTGGGTACGGCTACTCCGCACCCACAAGTGCAGTACGAGTCGACCGGACCCACGCATGCCAATACGGCTGCTTCCGCACCCACAAGAGTCCGTATGAGTCGTCCGGACCCACATGTGCCAGTACGGCTGCTCCGCACCCACAAGTGTTAGTACAAGTCGAGCGGACCCACAAGTGCCATTACGAGTCAGTATGAGTCCCACATGCGTCAGTACGAGTCGGTATGAGACATCCAGACCCACAAGTTTCAGCACGTATGAGTCGTCCGGACCCACATGTGCCAGTACGGCTGCTCCGCACCCACAAGTGTTAGTACAAGTCGAGCGGACCCACAAGTGCCATTACGAGTCAGTATGAGTCCCACATGCGTCAGTACGAGTCGGTATGAGACATCCAGACCCACAAGTTTCAGCACGGTTGGTCCGCACCCACAAGTGTCAGTATGAGTCATCCTGACCCACGTGTGCCAGTACGGCTGCTTCGGACCCATAAGTGCAAGTACAGCTCATCCGGACCCATAAATGTCTGTATGAGATGTTCGAACCCACAAGTGCCATTATGGCTGCTCCGGACCCATAAGCGTCAATATGAGTTAGTATGAGCGTCCACAGGGGGGAGAGAAGGAGCAGCCGCCCCTGTGCGACTCAGGCAACGGCGACCGCAGGGCGGGAGAAGGAGCGGACGCCCTTGTGCGACTTAGGCGACAGCCCCCGGGCAGCTAGGCGGCGGCAGAAATATGAAGAACGGAAAAGAAGAGAAACGTACGAACTAAGATAGGgcaattcttcagagccttctcGGAAAAAAACTAGCAAGGTTACATCCCTGGAGCAGTCTTCAGAGCCTTGGGCAAAACATGGTCATCTTTCGATGGACAGGAGGCGAAGATGCTCCCATGTATAGCAGTCGTGGTATAGCGGAGGGGTACATGGTACATCATACTTGATGATACCCCGCGTGCGGGAATATTTTGTAACATATTTTTATGTGATTATGAAACATGAATATTTGAAATAATAATACAAAAAGCTAAAACTGAAAATACATACTATAATTTATTATGTTTGATTACTATATAGTTGTAAAATATTTATTAAATATAAGTAACTTAATACAACAAAAATTCTCATGTACGTTTGCATGTTGAGATGAGTCttttttcatgcatgtttcaTGATAAAGTgacatgcttgcatgttgagagacaAATGATAGTGAAGGTGGGCCTTTTCTCATGCATGTGGTGTGATGATGtagcatgcttgcatgttgagataaataGTTAGTGGGGGCTAgttatttagatatagaagattgTTATAACAACTGGTGTATATTTATTTGTTTGGAAATATATAATGTATATCACTCAATCTTCAACTGATCACTACTAAGAAAGGCCATTATATTATAGGTAGAAAACCCACTCACAGAAGAGAAACCATCTCTTTAATTATTGTCCATATATAGGTAATCACTACTACAAGCCAACTAGTTAATATGTTGAACTTGTATTTTCAGGGTCTCGATGAATCTCTTCCCTTGACGAAAACATTCAGTCGAAAGAAAAACCGAAATCATTGGCCTTGAATTTCCCATATCTTGGTGGTCGCTCGTCATCCAGCAAACCAGGCGCAGGCTCCAGCACCATCTCGCCATCCACAACATAAAACACACCCAGTGAAAGTCTCTCCTTCTTGGCATTCGTCACCACCCTATGAACTGGGCTCATGAAGATTCCGTTGCACATTATCTGCTTGCATCAAATACTTGTATTAGGATGCAGGAAATAGGATATATGTACACTGATGATTGCAGATTATTCAAGAGAGCAAGTGCTTGGCTTCATACCTCCATGCAGTCAGCTAAGTTAATCACCAAAGTATAAGGCTTGGCTGGAACATTATACCATTTCCCATCTCTCTGAACTTGCAAGCCACCGACGTCGTGGTCGACAGAAAGGATGGTAAGGAGACCAACATCAGAGTGAGGCCTCATGCCCAAAACTAGGTCAGGTCTCGGACATGGGGGGTAGTAGTTGAACCTAGCAAACCCACGAGCCTTGTTTGATATTTGGTTGACGAAGTAATCCTCATCAAGGTCCAGGATCTTGGCTATTGATCGCAAGATAAGATCTCTTATTCTCTTGGTTCTTGTTGCGTACTCAAGTAGCACATCCCTGTACACAGAAAGACTCTGGAATTAATAGTTTATAGTCAATCAAAGATTTTGATTTCTTTCTTCAGTTTCTATGAATTCGCTCTGAATATCCTTTTTTCTTCTTTGAAAAGATCTGAATatcttttaaagaaagcaattAATCAATAAATTTCACAAAACTAATCCCTCTGTACCGAAATACTTGTCGTTGGGAAAAGTGCATCGCAAGCAAAAGAAAATATTACATCATCAAGAGAAGCAACAGAGAATGAAGGTAAGGGGGTAGGTGATTAACCTGAAAGATTCCGGGTGGGTGGGCCACTTGGCAAAATTCCTCTCATCTTCCGGCTCCACTCTCAAATGCAACCGGTCGTTCCAGCTGAGGCCCTGATCCTGGGGGGTTACCACTTTGTCATTTCCATAGCCTTCCACCTCCAAGTGCCTGCC
This sequence is a window from Triticum urartu cultivar G1812 unplaced genomic scaffold, Tu2.1 TuUngrouped_contig_6401, whole genome shotgun sequence. Protein-coding genes within it:
- the LOC125530560 gene encoding 2-oxoglutarate-dependent dioxygenase 11-like, whose protein sequence is MVRTTVQELAAAVEEPPRQYVVHERDQDHLLAADEMPDPIPLIDLGRLTAADEAHKLREALQTWGLFLVTNHGIEESLMDAMMSASRDFFRQPSEEKHKCSNLKDGGRHLEVEGYGNDKVVTPQDQGLSWNDRLHLRVEPEDERNFAKWPTHPESFRDVLLEYATRTKRIRDLILRSIAKILDLDEDYFVNQISNKARGFARFNYYPPCPRPDLVLGMRPHSDVGLLTILSVDHDVGGLQVQRDGKWYNVPAKPYTLVINLADCMEIMCNGIFMSPVHRVVTNAKKERLSLGVFYVVDGEMVLEPAPGLLDDERPPRYGKFKANDFGFSFD